The sequence CCTCGATAATTGAGCGGTCGTATCGCGGCTTTGGCTTTTCCGGAACTAAATCGTCGATGTCGTTAATTGTTTCAGGCATCAAAAACCGGGCGAAAACTGCCCGGTCTCCCAGTATAACTATTCAGACGCAGAAAGTCCGTTCTAGAGGTCAACTATCACCTTGAAGCCGCTGTAGACCATCCGCTTGTAATCGAAAGGCGGGTCCTTCGGCGAGACCTTTGCAAGCTCCGGGTCAGCAAAAATTGCTTTCATCGTCTTGTTTCGATGGGCTTCCGATTTGAATTCGACCGCAGCATAGACGATCGTCTCCCCGGGCTTAAGCTTCAAAGCTTTCCCGAAAGGGAATGTGCCGTATTCTTCGTTTAGATCGGAGACGACGTATTCGCGGTAGCGGAGTGCACCGTGCTTCACGAAGATCTTGCCGGCACTACGGGCGAGCTTTTTGTACTCGTCGAGCTTTTTCTCCGCGATCGGCAGCAGATAGACATCGCAATATCTCGACATACGATCACTCCTTTGTTGCCCAACGGCCGCGAGCGACGACCAGCAAAAGCACCAATATGACGAAAGGGA comes from Acidobacteriota bacterium and encodes:
- a CDS encoding DUF1428 domain-containing protein, with the translated sequence MSRYCDVYLLPIAEKKLDEYKKLARSAGKIFVKHGALRYREYVVSDLNEEYGTFPFGKALKLKPGETIVYAAVEFKSEAHRNKTMKAIFADPELAKVSPKDPPFDYKRMVYSGFKVIVDL